In one window of Streptomyces roseofulvus DNA:
- the pspAA gene encoding PspA-associated protein PspAA, which produces MIVRIMGEGQRELADSHFAELNRLDDELLSEMQSGDEEGFRRTLAALLDAVRRLGTPLPDDALEPSELILPSPDASLDEVRKMLSGDGLIPG; this is translated from the coding sequence ATGATCGTACGGATCATGGGGGAGGGCCAGCGCGAGCTGGCCGACAGCCACTTCGCCGAGCTGAACAGGCTCGACGACGAGCTGCTGAGCGAGATGCAGTCCGGCGACGAGGAAGGCTTCCGGCGCACGCTGGCGGCCCTCCTCGACGCCGTGCGGCGCCTGGGCACCCCCCTCCCGGACGACGCCCTGGAACCGTCCGAACTCATCCTCCCGTCCCCCGACGCCTCCCTGGACGAGGTGCGGAAGATGCTCTCCGGCGACGGCCTGATCCCCGGCTAG
- a CDS encoding response regulator transcription factor, whose protein sequence is MTIRVLLADDQALLRSAFRVLVDSEPDMEVVGEAADGAQAAALARAERPDVVLMDIRMPGTDGLAATRMITTDPELAGVRIVMLTTFEIDEYVVESLRAGASGFLGKGAEPDELLGAIRIAHAGEALLSPAATKGLIATFLAQSAAAPVGTRVEAERLSALTAREREVLVLVGGGLSNDEIAERLDVSPLTVKTHVNRTMAKLGARDRAQLVVTAYETGLVRPRSE, encoded by the coding sequence ATGACGATCCGGGTACTGCTCGCCGACGACCAGGCCCTGCTGCGCAGCGCCTTCCGGGTGCTCGTCGACTCCGAGCCCGACATGGAGGTCGTCGGGGAGGCCGCCGACGGTGCCCAGGCCGCCGCCCTCGCCCGCGCCGAACGGCCCGACGTCGTCCTCATGGACATCCGGATGCCCGGCACCGACGGCCTCGCCGCCACCCGCATGATCACCACCGACCCCGAGCTCGCCGGGGTCCGGATCGTCATGCTGACCACCTTCGAGATCGACGAGTACGTGGTCGAGTCGCTGCGCGCCGGCGCCTCCGGCTTCCTCGGCAAGGGCGCCGAACCGGACGAGCTGCTCGGCGCGATCCGGATCGCGCACGCCGGCGAGGCGCTGCTCTCCCCGGCCGCCACCAAGGGCCTGATCGCCACCTTCCTCGCCCAGAGCGCCGCCGCCCCGGTCGGCACCAGGGTGGAGGCCGAGCGGCTCTCCGCCCTCACCGCCCGGGAGCGCGAGGTCCTCGTCCTGGTCGGCGGCGGCCTCTCCAACGACGAGATCGCCGAACGGCTCGACGTCAGCCCGCTCACCGTGAAGACCCACGTCAACCGCACCATGGCCAAGCTCGGCGCCCGCGACCGCGCCCAGCTGGTGGTCACCGCCTACGAGACCGGACTGGTCCGCCCGCGGTCGGAGTGA
- a CDS encoding sensor histidine kinase — MCERFRDHPLAFDSVLAFGVLVTMIAASFTDPHGSPTGPTFGDRAPTLPGVAMMTAAAVALVFRRRRPFAVLVFTASLSLVDLLGDTRPAPVAISAVVALYTVASRTDRPTTWRVGLVTMTVLAVAAMAFGPTPWYAQENLGVFAWTGMAAAGGDAVRSRRAFVDAMRERAERAERTREEEARRRVAEERLRIARDLHDVVAHHIALVNVQAGVAAHVMDRRPDQAKEALAHVREASRSALDELRATVGLLRQSGDPEAPTEPVSGLAVLDGLLDSFRKAGLPVSLARADGGRQLPAPVDLAAYRIVQEALTNVRKHAGPDAAAEVSIVVVGRTVEVTVLDDGTPPDGPAAEPSGGHGLLGMRERVTALGGTLTAAPRYGGGFRVQAILPLCPGTPREAGEEE; from the coding sequence CTGTGCGAACGCTTCCGCGACCACCCCCTGGCCTTCGACAGCGTCCTCGCCTTCGGCGTCCTCGTCACGATGATCGCCGCCTCCTTCACCGACCCCCACGGCAGCCCCACCGGCCCCACCTTCGGCGACCGCGCCCCCACCCTCCCCGGCGTCGCCATGATGACCGCCGCCGCCGTCGCCCTGGTGTTCCGCCGCCGCCGGCCCTTCGCCGTCCTCGTCTTCACCGCCTCCCTCAGCCTGGTCGACCTGCTCGGCGACACCCGCCCCGCCCCGGTCGCCATCAGCGCCGTCGTCGCCCTCTACACGGTCGCCTCCCGCACCGACCGCCCCACCACCTGGCGGGTGGGCCTCGTCACCATGACCGTGCTCGCCGTCGCCGCCATGGCCTTCGGCCCGACCCCCTGGTACGCCCAGGAGAACCTCGGGGTCTTCGCCTGGACCGGCATGGCCGCCGCCGGGGGCGACGCCGTCCGCAGCCGCCGCGCCTTCGTCGACGCGATGCGGGAGCGCGCCGAGCGCGCCGAGCGGACCCGGGAGGAGGAGGCCCGCCGCCGGGTCGCGGAGGAACGGCTCCGGATCGCCCGCGACCTCCACGACGTCGTCGCCCACCACATCGCCCTGGTCAACGTGCAGGCCGGGGTCGCCGCCCACGTCATGGACAGGCGCCCCGACCAGGCGAAGGAGGCCCTCGCCCACGTCCGCGAGGCCAGCCGCTCCGCCCTCGACGAGCTGCGCGCCACCGTCGGCCTGCTCCGCCAGTCCGGCGACCCCGAGGCCCCCACCGAGCCGGTCTCCGGCCTCGCCGTCCTCGACGGGCTCCTCGACAGCTTCCGCAAGGCCGGCCTGCCCGTCTCGCTGGCCCGTGCCGACGGCGGCCGGCAGCTCCCGGCGCCCGTCGACCTGGCCGCGTACCGGATCGTCCAGGAGGCCCTCACCAACGTCCGCAAGCACGCCGGACCGGACGCCGCCGCCGAGGTGAGCATCGTCGTCGTGGGCCGTACGGTCGAGGTCACCGTCCTCGACGACGGCACCCCGCCCGACGGACCGGCCGCCGAGCCCTCCGGCGGCCACGGGCTGCTCGGCATGCGCGAGCGGGTCACCGCCCTCGGCGGCACCCTCACCGCGGCACCCCGCTACGGCGGCGGCTTCCGCGTCCAGGCGATACTGCCCCTGTGCCCGGGGACGCCCCGGGAGGCGGGGGAGGAAGAATGA
- a CDS encoding efflux RND transporter permease subunit — protein sequence MSWLSRFSLAQRALIGLMSIVAVVFGLIAIPQLKQQLFPSIELPMVSIIAPYQGASPDVVEQQVVEPLENNLKAVDGLKGITSTASEGSAVIMASFDYGDESTKQLVADVQQAVNRARAMLPDTVDPQVVAGSTDDIPTVVLAATSDKDQQALADQLERTVVPALEDIDGVGQVSVDGVQDLQVSVTPDPRKLAAAGLTSMNLVQALQNGGAALPAGSFSEAGKSRTVQVGGGFTSLQQIQDLRVKPAQGKAVRLGDIATVKQEESARVSLTRTNGKPSLAVMATMDKDGSAVAISEAVEEKLPELRKQLGAGAELTVVSDQGPAVAKSISGLTTEGALGLVMAVLVILVFLASIRSTLVTAVSIPLSVVLALIVLWTRDLSLNVLTLGALTIAIGRVVDDSIVVLENIKRHLGYGEDRQSAIITAVKEVAGAVTSSTLTTVAVFLPIGLVGGMVGELFGSFSLTVTAALLASLLVSLTVVPVLSYWFLRAPKGTSEDPDEARRVAEEKEAKSRLQRAYVPVLRFATRRRLTSVALALVVLVVTFGMAPLLKTNFFDQGDQPVLTVKQKLAAGTSLDASDEAAKKIEKVLAETEGVKDYQVTVGSSGFMAAFGGGTGANQASFQVTLEESASYEKTRDAIESGLGKLDGVGDTSISAGDGFAAQDLSVVVKAGDRELLQKASEQVQKAVAELKDVTDVQSDLSQSVPRVSVKANAKAADAGFDATTLGMVVAQAVRGTPAGKATLDDAERDILITSAAPATTLAQLKALPLGPVKLGDIATVELVPGPVSMTRIDGARAATITAKPTTDNTGAVGTALQSKIDALDLPEGASASIGGVSEDQTEAFANLFLAMLAAVAIVFMLLVATFKSLVQPLILLVSIPFAATGAIGLLVVTGTAMGVPAMIGMLMLIGIVVTNAIVLIDLINQYRAQGYGVVDAVIEGGRHRLRPILMTALATIFALLPMALGITGEGGFIAQPLAVVVIGGLITSTLLTLLLVPTLYAMVELRKERRAAKKAAKAAGGDAQVPPQQKEPVNA from the coding sequence ATGTCCTGGCTGTCCAGATTCAGCCTCGCGCAACGGGCCCTGATCGGGCTGATGTCCATCGTCGCCGTCGTCTTCGGACTGATCGCGATCCCCCAGCTGAAGCAGCAGCTGTTCCCCTCGATCGAGCTCCCGATGGTCTCGATCATCGCCCCCTACCAGGGCGCCTCTCCCGACGTGGTGGAACAGCAGGTCGTCGAGCCCCTGGAGAACAACCTCAAGGCCGTCGACGGCCTCAAGGGCATCACGTCCACCGCCTCCGAGGGCAGCGCCGTCATCATGGCCTCCTTCGACTACGGCGACGAGTCCACCAAGCAGCTGGTCGCCGACGTCCAGCAGGCCGTCAACCGGGCCCGGGCGATGCTGCCCGACACGGTCGACCCGCAGGTCGTGGCCGGCTCCACCGACGACATCCCGACCGTCGTCCTCGCCGCCACCTCCGACAAGGACCAACAGGCCCTCGCCGACCAGCTGGAGCGGACCGTCGTCCCCGCCCTGGAGGACATCGACGGCGTCGGCCAGGTCAGCGTCGACGGCGTCCAGGACCTCCAGGTCTCCGTCACCCCCGACCCGCGCAAGCTCGCCGCGGCCGGCCTGACCTCGATGAACCTCGTTCAGGCCCTCCAGAACGGCGGTGCCGCCCTGCCCGCCGGCTCCTTCTCCGAGGCCGGCAAGAGCCGTACCGTCCAGGTCGGCGGCGGCTTCACCTCGCTCCAGCAGATCCAGGACCTGCGCGTCAAGCCCGCCCAGGGCAAGGCGGTCCGGCTGGGCGACATCGCCACCGTGAAGCAGGAGGAGTCCGCGCGGGTCTCGCTGACCCGCACCAACGGCAAGCCCAGCCTCGCCGTCATGGCCACCATGGACAAGGACGGCAGCGCCGTCGCCATCTCCGAGGCCGTCGAGGAGAAGCTGCCCGAGCTGCGGAAGCAGCTGGGCGCGGGCGCCGAGCTGACCGTCGTCTCCGACCAGGGCCCGGCCGTCGCCAAGTCGATCTCCGGCCTCACCACCGAGGGCGCCCTCGGCCTCGTCATGGCCGTCCTGGTGATCCTGGTCTTCCTCGCCTCGATCCGCTCGACCCTGGTCACCGCGGTCTCCATCCCGCTCTCGGTGGTCCTCGCCCTGATCGTGCTGTGGACCCGCGACCTCTCCCTCAACGTGCTGACGCTCGGCGCGCTCACCATCGCCATCGGCCGGGTCGTCGACGACTCGATCGTGGTCCTGGAGAACATCAAGCGCCACCTCGGCTACGGCGAGGACCGCCAGTCCGCGATCATCACGGCGGTCAAGGAGGTGGCCGGCGCGGTCACCTCCTCCACCCTCACCACCGTCGCCGTCTTCCTGCCGATCGGCCTGGTCGGCGGCATGGTCGGCGAGCTGTTCGGCTCCTTCAGCCTCACCGTGACGGCCGCCCTGCTGGCCTCGCTGCTGGTCTCGCTGACGGTCGTCCCGGTGCTCTCGTACTGGTTCCTCCGCGCCCCCAAGGGCACCTCGGAGGACCCGGACGAGGCCCGCAGGGTCGCCGAGGAGAAGGAGGCGAAGAGCCGCCTCCAGCGCGCCTACGTGCCGGTGCTGCGGTTCGCCACCCGCCGCCGCCTCACCAGCGTCGCCCTCGCCCTCGTCGTCCTGGTCGTCACCTTCGGCATGGCGCCGCTGTTGAAGACCAACTTCTTCGACCAGGGTGACCAGCCGGTCCTGACGGTCAAGCAGAAGCTGGCCGCCGGCACCAGCCTGGACGCCTCCGACGAGGCCGCGAAGAAGATCGAGAAGGTCCTCGCGGAGACCGAGGGCGTCAAGGACTACCAGGTCACCGTCGGCTCCTCCGGCTTCATGGCGGCCTTCGGCGGCGGCACCGGCGCCAACCAGGCGTCCTTCCAGGTCACCCTGGAGGAGTCCGCCTCGTACGAGAAGACCCGCGACGCCATCGAGTCGGGCCTCGGCAAGCTGGACGGCGTCGGCGACACCTCCATCTCCGCCGGTGACGGCTTCGCCGCCCAGGACCTCAGCGTCGTGGTGAAGGCCGGCGACCGCGAGCTGCTCCAGAAGGCATCCGAGCAGGTCCAGAAGGCGGTCGCGGAGCTGAAGGACGTCACCGACGTCCAGAGCGACCTCTCCCAGTCGGTCCCGCGGGTCTCCGTGAAGGCCAACGCGAAGGCGGCCGACGCCGGCTTCGACGCCACCACCCTCGGCATGGTCGTCGCCCAGGCCGTCCGCGGCACCCCGGCCGGCAAGGCCACCCTCGACGACGCCGAGCGCGACATCCTCATCACCTCGGCGGCCCCGGCCACCACGCTCGCCCAGCTGAAGGCGCTGCCGCTCGGCCCGGTGAAGCTCGGTGACATCGCCACCGTGGAGCTCGTCCCCGGCCCGGTCTCGATGACCCGGATCGACGGCGCCCGCGCGGCGACGATCACGGCCAAGCCGACCACGGACAACACCGGCGCCGTCGGCACCGCGCTCCAGTCGAAGATCGACGCGCTCGACCTGCCCGAGGGCGCCTCCGCCTCCATCGGCGGCGTCTCCGAGGACCAGACCGAGGCGTTCGCCAACCTCTTCCTGGCGATGCTCGCGGCCGTCGCGATCGTCTTCATGCTGCTGGTCGCGACCTTCAAGTCGCTGGTCCAGCCGCTGATCCTGCTGGTCTCCATCCCGTTCGCCGCCACCGGCGCCATCGGCCTGCTGGTCGTCACCGGCACCGCGATGGGCGTCCCGGCGATGATCGGCATGCTGATGCTCATCGGCATCGTGGTGACCAACGCGATCGTCCTGATCGACCTGATCAACCAGTACCGGGCCCAGGGGTACGGGGTCGTCGACGCGGTGATCGAGGGCGGCCGGCACCGGCTCCGCCCGATCCTGATGACCGCCCTGGCGACCATCTTCGCCCTGCTGCCGATGGCCCTCGGCATCACCGGCGAGGGCGGCTTCATCGCCCAGCCGCTCGCCGTGGTGGTGATCGGCGGTCTGATCACGTCGACCCTGCTGACCCTCCTTCTCGTCCCGACGCTCTACGCGATGGTGGAGCTCCGCAAGGAGCGCCGTGCGGCGAAGAAGGCGGCGAAGGCGGCGGGCGGCGACGCCCAGGTCCCGCCGCAGCAGAAGGAGCCGGTGAACGCGTAG